In Brevibacillus marinus, the genomic window ACGGTGATCAAGCAGTGTCTGAAAGAACTCAACCTCGATCCGAAGAAGTTTGAACCGCGGGCGATTCTCGCGGCGATCAGCACCGCCAAGAACGAGCTGATCCCCCACAGCCAGTTTGCCGAACAGGCGGGCGACCCGTTTCGCCGGGCGGCGGCACAGGTGTACGAGCGTTATCAAAAGAAGCTGGCGCAAAACCAGTCGCTCGATTTTGACGACCTGATCATGAAGACGGTGCAGCTGTTCCGCGAGGTCCCGGACGTGCTCGATTACTACCAAAAGAAGTTTCACTATATTCACGTCGATGAGTACCAGGATACCAACCGGGCGCAGTACACGCTGATCTCCCTGTTGGCGGCCCGCCACCGCAACATCTGCTGCGTCGGCGACGCCGACCAGAGCATCTACAAGTGGCGGGGCGCGGACATTTCCATCATCCTCAACTTCGAACGGGACTATCCGGAGGCGAAGCTGATCAAACTAGAACAAAACTACCGCTCGACCAAGACGATTCTGGAAGCGGCCAACGGGGTCATCGCGCACAATCGGCTGCGCAAGGAGAAAAAACTGTGGACGGAGAATCCGACGGGCGACAAAATCGGCTTTTACCGGGGGAATACGGAACACGACGAAGCCTATTTCATCGTGGAAACGATCCGCCGGCTGTTCGGCACGTACAAAAGCTACGACAAGTTTGCCGTCCTCTATCGCACCAACGCGCAATCCCGCGTTGTGGAAGATGTGCTGGTGAAGTCCAACATCCCCTATACGATCGTGGGCGGCACCCGGTTCTACGACCGCAAGGAAATCAAGGACATCCTCGCCTACCTGCGGCTGATCGCCAATCCCGACGATGACATCAGCCTCACCCGGATCATCAACGTGCCCAAGCGCAACATCGGCGAGGCAACGGTGGAAAAGATCGAAGCGTACGCCAACGAGCACGGCATCAGCATGTTTCGCGCCCTCGAGGAAGTGGAAAACATCGGTCTGGCCGCCCGCACGACCCAGGCGATACGCGCCTTTACCGAGATGATCGGGCAGCTGGTGCAAATGGTCGACTACCTCAGCGTCACGGAGCTGGTTGAGGAAACGCTCAAGCGGACAGGCTACGAACAGGCGCTGAAAGAGGAAAATTCGTTGGAAGCGGCGGCGCGGCTGGAAAACATCAGCGAGTTTTTGTCCGTCACGCAGGAGTTTGAGCGGAAAAGCGAGGATCGCAGCCTGATCGCTTTCCTGACCGACCTGGCGCTGATTGCCGATATCGATGTGCTGGACGAGCGGCCGGCGCAGCCGGAACAAGCGGAAGGGCAGGTGACGCTGATGACCCTGCACAGCGCCAAAGGGCTGGAGTTTCCGGTCGTCTTTTTGATCGGCATGGAAGAAGGCGTATTTCCGCACAGCCGGGCGCTTTTCGACGAGACGGAGATGGAGGAGGAGCGGCGCCTCGCCTACGTCGGGATTACCCGGGCCGAGGAGAAGCTGTATTTGACCAACGCCTACACGCGGACGCTGTACGGACGGACAAACAGCAATCCGCCCTCCCGTTTCCTTTTGGAAATCCCGGAGCAGCTGTTTGAACAGCAGACGGCGGAAGCGGATGGCCGCGCCGCAGTTCCCGCCGCCCGCAGCGGCGGGTGGAGCTACGGCGGCTCCGGTGCTGCTTTCGCGCGGCAGGCGAGCGGGACAGGCTCGTTCCGCGCCGCGCCCGCGGCAAAAGGCCCGCTGCCGCAGCACGGCGCGGCGGCAGGCATCGATTGGAAAGCGGGCGAGAAAGTGAAGCACGCCAAGTGGGGGATCGGGACGATCGTCCGCACAAAAGGCAGCGGAGATGATCTGGAGCTGGATATCGCCTTCCCCAGTCCGATTGGCATCAAAAAACTGTTGGCCCGTTTTGCCCCGATTGAGCGGGCGTAAGTGGATGGAAAGGATGGAGCAGGCAGATGGATCGGTTGACGGCTGAACGGAGAATTGCCGAATTGCGGGAACAAATCGAGTATCACAACCGTCTGTATTACGTGGAAGATCGACCGGAAATCACCGACCAGGAATACGATCAACTGATGCGCGAGCTGCAGGATCTGGAAGACCTGTACCCCGATCTGATTACCCCCGATTCGCCCACACAGCGGGTGGGCGGCGAACCGCTCCCCTACTTTACGAAAGTGGAGCATAAAGTTCCCATGCTCTCGCTGGGCAACGCGTTTACCGAACAGGATGTGCGGGACTTCGATCGGCGGGTGCGGCAGGGCGTAGGCGGTCAGCCTGTTCGCTACGTCTGCGAGCTGAAGATCGACGGTCTGGCGATCTCGCTTCGCTACGAAAACGGGTTGTTCGTCCAGGGGGCGACCCGCGGGGACGGCACGACGGGGGAAGATATCACGCAAAATCTGAAGACCATCCGTTCCATTCCGCTGCGCTTGCGCAAGCCGCTGACCATCGAAGTGCGCGGCGAAGCGTTTATGCCGAAGCAGGCGTTTGAAAAGCTGAACCAGGAACGGGCGGCGAAAGGCGAGCCGCTGTTCGCCAATCCGCGCAATTCCGCGGCCGGTTCCCTGCGGCAGCTGGATCCCAAGATCGCCGCGTCCCGCTCGCTCGATACGTTTATTTACGGGATCGGCGAACTGGAAGGGGAAACGGTCTCCTCCCACAGCGAAGGGCTGGCGCTGCTGGAGCAGCTCGGATTCAAGGTGAATCCGGAGCGGCGCGTCTTTGATGATATCGAGGAGCTGATCCGGTTTATCGACAGTTGGGCGCAGAAGCGGCCGACGCTGCCGTACGAGATCGACGGCATGGTGATCAAGGTGGACAGCTATGCGCAGCAGCAGGAGCTGGGCTTTACGGCGAAAAGTCCGCGCTGGGCGGTGGCCTACAAGTTCCCGGCGGAAGAAGCGATCACGATCTTGGAAGGGATCGAGGTCAGCGTCGGCCGGACAGGGGCGGTAACGCCGACAGCGCTGTTGAAACCGGTCAGCCTGGCGGGCACCACCGTGAAGCGGGCATCGCTTCACAATGAGGAGATCATCCGGGAAAAAGGGCTGCTGCTGGGCGATCACGTGGTGGTGAAGAAAGCGGGCGACATCATTCCAGAGATTGTCGCCGTCCTGCCCGAACGGCGGACCGGCGCGGAAAGGCCGTTTCACATGCCGACGCACTGCCCCGAATGCGGCAGCAAGCTGATCCGCTTTGAAGAGGAAGTGGCGCTGCGCTGCATCAATCCGGATTGTCCGGCGCTGATTCGCGAAGGCATCATCCATTTCGTCTCGCGGCCGGCGATGAACATCGAGGGGCTCGGGGAAAAGGTGGTGGCCCAACTGTACGAGCAGGGGCTGATTGCCAGCGTGGCCGATTTGTACTACCTGCATCAACGGCGCGACGAGCTGCTGAACCTGGAGCGGATGGGCGAAAAATCGGTCGACAACCTGCTGCAGGCGATTGAAGCGAGCAAGCAGAATTCGCTGGAGCGGCTCATTTTCGGCCTGGGCATCCGGCTCGTCGGCGCAAAAGCGGCGAGAGTGCTGGCCGAGGAGTTCGGCCACCTGGATGCGCTGCGGGAGGCGACCCGCGAGCAGCTGATGGCGATCGACGAGATTGGCCCGAAGATGGCAGACAGCATCCTCGCCTACTTTGCGCTGCCGCAGGTAGCGGAATTGATTGAACGGCTGCGTGCTGCCGGCGTCAACTTCAGCTACAAAGGCGTGCGCGTGGAAGCGGGCGACCATCTGCCGCTGGCGGGCAAAACGGTGGTCCTGACCGGCACGCTCAGCACGATGACCCGCCAGGAGGCGGAGCAGAAAATCGCCCAGCTGGGCGGGAAGACGACAGGAAGCGTCAGCAAAAAAACCGATTTGCTGATCGCCGGCGAGAAGGCCGGTTCCAAGCTGGAAAAAGCAGAGAAGCTGGGCATCGAGGTCATCGACGAAGCAGCTTTTCTCCGTCTGCTTGGCCAGTAGGGAGGCTCGCTGATCCGAAGAGATGGCGATGGCAAAGGATGTGAGTTGGGTTGAGAGCGGGTTTTTGGAAATACATCTGGGCGACCGTAGGTTGTCTGTTGCTGCTGCCCGCATGCAGCGTGCAGGAGACGGCGCAGCGAAATACGACCTCCCCCCCTATCCAGGCGGCCCAGATACCAGGCGATTTAACGTATCAGGACGTCCTGCAAACAGGTGGCTATGTGACGGCCGTAGGCATGTCGCCAAGTGAGCCGCGAATCTGGCTGGGGACCCATTCCGGATTGTATCTGTCCGCCGGCGGTGAAATGTGGGCACTGCTCTCCGACGAGCTGGCGGACGATACGATCAGCGGGTGGGTCATCGATCCCCAGCGTCCCCAATGGGTGATCGTCGGCACCAGCAAAGGGTGCAAGCAAAGCAAGGATGGCGGGAAAACATGGCAGTCGGTCGGCAGCGGACTGCCTGGCGGGGCCGAGCTTCGCCTGTTGACGGGAGGCCGTACAGCCAGCCGGCTCCAGCTGTTCGCGTACCTGGGAGAAGAAGGAATCTACCATTCCGATGACGGCGGCGGCACCTGGCGGAAGTGGATGGACGTCGACCAAGAGGTCACGGCGATGCTCTACGTCCCCCAACAGCAGCAATTGTATGTCGTGACCCAGGACTCCCTGCTCAGGAGCAGCGGCGGGACGTGGGAACGAGCAGGAATTCCCGACGTCCGGCAGATCTATTCGCTCGCTGCCGATCCGGAAGAACGCCTGTACCTGGCGACGGATGAGGGGGTCTTTTACCAGGCGGAGGATGGCTGGACACCGCTCGCGCCGCAAACGCCGGAGAAGCTGATCATGCTCGGAACCGGTTGGGGCGAGTACCGGCTGGTTGCGGTAGGGGAGTCCGCATTCCTGTACACTTTGTACAACGATCAGTGGCAGCAGTGGGAGACATCGTAAGTCTGCCAGAAAAAAGGAGTTAAGCCGGATGAACAAGCATGTCCAGAGGTTCTTGTACGTTTGCCTGACCGTCAGCTTGGTGTTTGCGGCAGCAGCTTGTTCGTTTTTTTCCGACGCGGAGGAGAGCGCACCGGCCACCCCCACGGTCTCACCGGTCATTGAAGTCAGCGGGGAGTACTACACGAGCGTAGTGCCGTATAAGCCAAACCAGACACGCGGAATGCTCTCCCGCCTGTCCAGTTATCGGATTGACTTCAGCCGCCTGGAATTGGGGTTGCTGGAGATAGCCCAGGAGACGTTTGACCCGAAACAATATCTCTTCCAGGAAGGACAGCAAATCAGCAGCAAGCAGGTGAGCGAGTGGCTGGCTCCGGCCTCCCAGGACAACCCGAACGGGCTCAATCCGGGGGATGGCAATACGCTCCTGGTGCACGTGCTGGAGCATGACTATCTGGATAAAGAGAGCCAACAATTGGCCGGGATCGTTCTCGGACTGACCTTGTCGCCCGAGTACAAGGACGCTGCCGGCCAGCTGCACGTGTACACCACAGACGAACTGCGGGCAAAAGGGCAGGCCCTGGCAGCGCGGATCGTCCAGCAGGTGCGCGCCGAACACCAACAAATTCCCCTGGTCGTCGCGCTTTATCAGGTGCCGGATCGCAGCTCCACGCTGGTGCCGGGGAATTTCATCATGACCGGCATCGTCAACGCCGGAGAAAGCGCCGTATCCAAATGGCAGCCGATTGACGAAAAGTACTACCTCTTCCCGGGAGAAGCGGTGTATCGGGACTATCCGCAGATTTCCCTGCAGTATGACAAGCTGATGGAGCAGAGCAAAGCCTTTTTTAGCGAGTTCCTCGGCCTTACCGGGGTGGGCCGCTTCATGGGGGGAGATTTGGTGGAACTGACCCTGACGGCGACTGCCGAATACGATTCGCGCACTGAAGTGATTCAGTTTACCCAGTACGTCGCTTCCCTGATTAATCAGTACTTTGACCAGCAGGTGCACATCAATTTGTACGTCGAGTCGATCAATCGACCGCTGGCCGTATACGTCCGGCCGGCAAACGGCGAAGGGTACATGCATGTCTACCGCAAGTAAGGGGAGCGCGCGGTGATGTGTGCAGCTTTGTTCAATAAAAAAACACCATTGTACATTTGTGTATAATGGTGTTTATTTTTTTGCCTCGTCTACCCTGCATCCTGCCGCCGCGAGGATTCGGCTTCCACCGGAAAACGGGGCGAGAAAGGCGGGTTTTTCTCCATTTTTATGTGTGGTGCGGCGCGGATTCGCAAACAATAGGGAGGGATCGCGGCATCTTGGCAGTTGGTATGTTTTTTGCAAATACAACCATACGATAAAACTGAGTCGAGACATGAGGAGGCGTGAAGGGTGCGAGATGAGTTTCGCAACGAACCGTTAACCAATTTTCGCGTGCCGGAAAACAAGCAGGCATTTCAGGCCGCATTGAACAAAGTGGAAAGCGAATTGGGCAAGGAGTACGACATCATCATCGGGGGGGAACGGATCAAAACCGAGCAAAAAATCCGTTCCATCAACCCGTCCAACAAGGAACAGGTGATCGGCCTGGTGTCCAAGGCAGATCGGGCGTTGGCGGAAAAAGCGATCCAGACGGCGGCGAAGACGTTT contains:
- a CDS encoding WD40/YVTN/BNR-like repeat-containing protein; the encoded protein is MRAGFWKYIWATVGCLLLLPACSVQETAQRNTTSPPIQAAQIPGDLTYQDVLQTGGYVTAVGMSPSEPRIWLGTHSGLYLSAGGEMWALLSDELADDTISGWVIDPQRPQWVIVGTSKGCKQSKDGGKTWQSVGSGLPGGAELRLLTGGRTASRLQLFAYLGEEGIYHSDDGGGTWRKWMDVDQEVTAMLYVPQQQQLYVVTQDSLLRSSGGTWERAGIPDVRQIYSLAADPEERLYLATDEGVFYQAEDGWTPLAPQTPEKLIMLGTGWGEYRLVAVGESAFLYTLYNDQWQQWETS
- a CDS encoding CamS family sex pheromone protein; amino-acid sequence: MNKHVQRFLYVCLTVSLVFAAAACSFFSDAEESAPATPTVSPVIEVSGEYYTSVVPYKPNQTRGMLSRLSSYRIDFSRLELGLLEIAQETFDPKQYLFQEGQQISSKQVSEWLAPASQDNPNGLNPGDGNTLLVHVLEHDYLDKESQQLAGIVLGLTLSPEYKDAAGQLHVYTTDELRAKGQALAARIVQQVRAEHQQIPLVVALYQVPDRSSTLVPGNFIMTGIVNAGESAVSKWQPIDEKYYLFPGEAVYRDYPQISLQYDKLMEQSKAFFSEFLGLTGVGRFMGGDLVELTLTATAEYDSRTEVIQFTQYVASLINQYFDQQVHINLYVESINRPLAVYVRPANGEGYMHVYRK
- the pcrA gene encoding DNA helicase PcrA, with amino-acid sequence MSTGDTILAGLNPQQQEAVRTTEGPVLILAGAGSGKTRVLTQRVAYLVGEKNVPPWSILAITFTNKAAREMKERVMRIVGPGADEIWISTFHSLCVRILRRDIDRIGYNRNFTILDASDQLTVIKQCLKELNLDPKKFEPRAILAAISTAKNELIPHSQFAEQAGDPFRRAAAQVYERYQKKLAQNQSLDFDDLIMKTVQLFREVPDVLDYYQKKFHYIHVDEYQDTNRAQYTLISLLAARHRNICCVGDADQSIYKWRGADISIILNFERDYPEAKLIKLEQNYRSTKTILEAANGVIAHNRLRKEKKLWTENPTGDKIGFYRGNTEHDEAYFIVETIRRLFGTYKSYDKFAVLYRTNAQSRVVEDVLVKSNIPYTIVGGTRFYDRKEIKDILAYLRLIANPDDDISLTRIINVPKRNIGEATVEKIEAYANEHGISMFRALEEVENIGLAARTTQAIRAFTEMIGQLVQMVDYLSVTELVEETLKRTGYEQALKEENSLEAAARLENISEFLSVTQEFERKSEDRSLIAFLTDLALIADIDVLDERPAQPEQAEGQVTLMTLHSAKGLEFPVVFLIGMEEGVFPHSRALFDETEMEEERRLAYVGITRAEEKLYLTNAYTRTLYGRTNSNPPSRFLLEIPEQLFEQQTAEADGRAAVPAARSGGWSYGGSGAAFARQASGTGSFRAAPAAKGPLPQHGAAAGIDWKAGEKVKHAKWGIGTIVRTKGSGDDLELDIAFPSPIGIKKLLARFAPIERA
- the ligA gene encoding NAD-dependent DNA ligase LigA — encoded protein: MDRLTAERRIAELREQIEYHNRLYYVEDRPEITDQEYDQLMRELQDLEDLYPDLITPDSPTQRVGGEPLPYFTKVEHKVPMLSLGNAFTEQDVRDFDRRVRQGVGGQPVRYVCELKIDGLAISLRYENGLFVQGATRGDGTTGEDITQNLKTIRSIPLRLRKPLTIEVRGEAFMPKQAFEKLNQERAAKGEPLFANPRNSAAGSLRQLDPKIAASRSLDTFIYGIGELEGETVSSHSEGLALLEQLGFKVNPERRVFDDIEELIRFIDSWAQKRPTLPYEIDGMVIKVDSYAQQQELGFTAKSPRWAVAYKFPAEEAITILEGIEVSVGRTGAVTPTALLKPVSLAGTTVKRASLHNEEIIREKGLLLGDHVVVKKAGDIIPEIVAVLPERRTGAERPFHMPTHCPECGSKLIRFEEEVALRCINPDCPALIREGIIHFVSRPAMNIEGLGEKVVAQLYEQGLIASVADLYYLHQRRDELLNLERMGEKSVDNLLQAIEASKQNSLERLIFGLGIRLVGAKAARVLAEEFGHLDALREATREQLMAIDEIGPKMADSILAYFALPQVAELIERLRAAGVNFSYKGVRVEAGDHLPLAGKTVVLTGTLSTMTRQEAEQKIAQLGGKTTGSVSKKTDLLIAGEKAGSKLEKAEKLGIEVIDEAAFLRLLGQ